From the Paraflavitalea soli genome, the window CCATTATCGCCGTAATCGTGCCCGTAGGTATCGGCTGGTTCATTGAATGGAAGGGTGGTAGCGGGCAGGCCCATACCGCCTATGTGATCATCACAGCCATCGTATTTGCCATTACCGTCTGTGCATCCATTGTTTGCTTCCGGGGCACCTTCACCAATCCCGGGCAGAAGAAGTATATATTCTTCAAGTTCCATCCCCTATGGTACAGGCTATTATCACTGGCCATGCTCAAAGGCCTGGCCCAGGGTTTCCTGGTCACAGCGCCGGCCATGCTCATCATGCTGCTGCTGGGTAAGGAAGGCGCCCTGGGCTCTGCTCAATCCGTTGGCGCCATCATTGCTGCTGTGATCATGTATATTCTCGGCAGGCTCACCAAACCTTCCGATCGGATAAAGATCTTCGCCGTGGGATTAAGTTTGTTTGCCCTCGGGGCCATCCTCAATGGGGTGCTGTTCAACCAGGCGGGCGTGGTGTTATTTATCCTTCTGCTGCTCATCGCCAAACCACTGCTCGACCTGGCCTATTTCCCCATCCAGTTCAGGGTCATTGAGATCGTGGCGGCAATTGAAAAACGCACGGAGTATGCTTATATCCTCAATCACGAAGCGGGACTGTATGTAGGCAGGTTTATCGGGGCCGGCACTTTTCTGTTGCTGGCATACGGCATTTCTACCGAAATTGCCCTGCGGTATGCCGTGGTCATCATTGCTCTGTTGCAGTTATGTTCCATATGGGTAGCAAAGAAGATCATCGCTAAGGGAAAAGTGTTGTCGCCCGATGCGCCGTCCAGTGAAGAAATAAAAGGTAAAGTGTCGGAAGTGATGATATAGGAGAATACAGCTAATACCTAACGCCTAAAAGCTAACACCTAACAGACATGATCATGAAACGTTTTTCAGTCAGTATATTATTCTCCATAGGTACGCTGGTCGTCAATGCCCAGGTGCCACAACGTTCCTTGTCCCGCATAGACCAGATGGCCGATATACCGGCGCCATTGCAGATCATCGATTACAAAGCCCTGGCCCATAAGTTCGACAAAACAGTGTACGACTTCAATGCCAAGGGAGCCTTCTGGCCCCTGGTATGGATGGACAGCAGCAATAAGAATTTCGCCCAACCTGTGATGGGCATGTATACCGCCATTGGCGATGTGCGCCAGGGCCCGCAGCACAACAAAGGCATGTTTCATGAAGCCCTGGCCAATATGGGCGCTGTGCTGGGTGCAACCCTTACGGGTATCGATAAATCGAAACAAGGCCACTACAACTATGTGGCCATGCTGAAGAATTATTTCAATCGCGAGACCGGCTGGAATATCATGATGAACAATACGGCTCCCGAAGTAGCCCTGCTGGGCGGTGGTTATGGGCGCGATTGGTGGTATGATGTATACCCCAATGTACTGTTCTATGCTATTTATGAACAGTACCCCGATGAGCCTGGCTTTACGGAGATCGCCAGGACCATTGCTGATAAGTTTTATGCGGCCGATTCCATCCTGAATGGCAACTACGATTGGTCCTATTTCGATTATGGTGCCATGCAGCCAAAAAAGAACCAGATCTGTGCACAGCCCGACGCAGCAGCCGGTCATGCCTGGGTATTGTACGCCGCGTATAAAAAGTTTGGCGCCCCCCGCTATTTAAAGGGAGCCCTCAGTGCTTTGACTGCCCTGCAGGCACAGCCAAAGAATCCTACGTATGAACTGCTCATGCCTTTTGGCGCTTACCTCGCCGCCCGCATCAATGCCGAGCAGCGTAAGCAATATGATGTACATAAAATGTTGGGCTGGAGTTTTGATGGTACTGCCATTTGCCGCGAAGGTTGGGGTGTGCTGGCAGGTAAGTGGAATGGTTTCGATATCTCAGGTATTGTAGGTAGTACCGTAGATCATGGTGGCTATGGTTTTCTCATGAATACCTATGACGCTGCCTGGCCCCTGGTACCCCTGGTACGCTACGACAAGTCCTATGCCAATGCCATTGGCAAGTGGATGCTCAATGCAGCCAATGCCGCCCGTTTCTTCTATCCCCAATACATGCCCGCTGAGCACCAGACCCTGCCGCAAAAGGCAGCCGTTACCAAAGGCGTTATTGGTTATGAGGGCATCATCAAACAGTCGGGTTACGGGCAATTCAAACACCTCAGAGCGCCTGTGGCACAGGGCGACGGTCCCTTGTGGGTGGCCAATGAGAATCCTCCTGAGTCACAATTCAGTGTATATGGCAGCGGCCATGTGGGCATCTTCGGGAGTATTATCCGCAGCACCAACGTAAAGGGTATCCTGCAGCTCGACCTGCTGGCCACCGACTTCTATCATGATAAAGCCTATCCCACTTATCTGTACTACAACCCTTACACTACAGCAAAGACCATCAGTGTGCCGGTTAAAAAAGGTGCCCGCACCGATCTTTACAATACCATCACCGGAAAGTTTATTGCACGCAATATTGCTGGTAATACATCTGTTACCATTCCGGCCCGCTCGGCCGTCCTCCTGGTGCATACACCAGCCGGTGGTAAAGAAACACGCAATGGTAAACAGCTACTGGTTGATGGAGTAGTGGTAGATTATGGACAGTAAAGGATTGTAACAGAGGCGGAAGATCAGTCGGCTTTTTTATACATCATCCAATCCCTTTCCCTTCAGTATTTGCGGTATACTTTTTTCAACCCTCGATTCGCGGGTCTTGGATTGTTTGGCAGAAGAAAAATGAAGCAGGTAGCCTTTTTGCCGGCCCGGCGTTAACGCCTCGAATGCTTTTTTCAGCGCAGGCCGCTTATCTAATTGTTTTTGGAACTCTTCAGCGACAATGAAATCAGCGGTCTTTTTTAGTTTCACTTTGAGACCAGCTTTCTCTACTTCGATAGCTTCGTAGATATAGGCTTTTAGGATGGCCTTTTGTGCTACGATTTCTTTGACATGCGTGAACCGCATCTGGCGGGCCGCCTGCACATTCTTCGATTGCTGGACCAGTATGCCGTTGGGATCAGCCAGCAAGGCGCCTTTGAAGAACAATACCGCACAGTATTCTTTAAATACATGCAGCAGCACAATATTGCTGTTCTCATACGTGTAACAAGGCGTACCCCATTTCAATTCTTCATTCAGGCCGCAGCTAAGAACGATCGTTCTCAATTGCTCCAGTTCCTTCTGCCAGTTGCCTTTACCGAAGTAGAAATCAACCTTTGGGTTCATACTGATCTTTTAATAGTGAATGATTGCAAAACTTATACCCTTAATGAGCCACGGAAACCCCGGGCTGCATAATAAGATTCCGCACCATTGTGATACAGGAAGACCTGGTCATAACGACGATCACAAAAGAGCGCACCACCAAGTTTTCTGACCGCAGCCGGTGTTTGTACCCAGCTCGAGGTCTTCAGATCGAAATGGCCCAACTGCTGCAACTGCCGGTATTCTTCTTCTGATAAGAGCTCAATACCCATCCCGGCAGCCATTTCCATAGCACTGTTGGCCGGTTTGTGTTCT encodes:
- a CDS encoding YdeI/OmpD-associated family protein, whose translation is MNPKVDFYFGKGNWQKELEQLRTIVLSCGLNEELKWGTPCYTYENSNIVLLHVFKEYCAVLFFKGALLADPNGILVQQSKNVQAARQMRFTHVKEIVAQKAILKAYIYEAIEVEKAGLKVKLKKTADFIVAEEFQKQLDKRPALKKAFEALTPGRQKGYLLHFSSAKQSKTRESRVEKSIPQILKGKGLDDV
- a CDS encoding MFS transporter is translated as MLNKLKQEVRHFNAQPHNFRILTLTNLVYALVLPVIDIFVAAYVMRNSNDPTKVVIYQLTIYTGIPLTFLLNGWLLKHVNIRKLYSAGMMLSGVSMIIMMSLKTLDLVGIGIAGITMGLSFGFYWANRDYLALAITNDGNRNYYYGLETFFYTIIAVIVPVGIGWFIEWKGGSGQAHTAYVIITAIVFAITVCASIVCFRGTFTNPGQKKYIFFKFHPLWYRLLSLAMLKGLAQGFLVTAPAMLIMLLLGKEGALGSAQSVGAIIAAVIMYILGRLTKPSDRIKIFAVGLSLFALGAILNGVLFNQAGVVLFILLLLIAKPLLDLAYFPIQFRVIEIVAAIEKRTEYAYILNHEAGLYVGRFIGAGTFLLLAYGISTEIALRYAVVIIALLQLCSIWVAKKIIAKGKVLSPDAPSSEEIKGKVSEVMI